A window of Pararge aegeria chromosome 27, ilParAegt1.1, whole genome shotgun sequence genomic DNA:
TGCAACCTGTGaactagtaatttaaaaaaaagttaacgcGTTTTTAGCAGCTAGTTTTGCATAAATTACACAGtggaattattttagtttttgaagttaaacttcttttggcgcgttagggaaaataatgagagtatttttttacgatgcgcgcacacgccgtcacaaaaaaccgacaccctgaagttagcaataaggtgtacactttcaattatcaaagtctgcgggcgcattcgggtgattcaattgattcaattgtacataaatctcaaattttaatgttggttgtctgataatgagtctattagtattccaaatttaattatgtttattatgtccatttctttaatagtattagaaatatttttgatgttatcatcatatcatatcagtgatatttaataaactaaatgatattgcgttataataaaactttcaatgtattaaatacctttttctacaaacgtagaataaggcgaaagatgaaatttttgaaaagattttaaatttttatctcgttacgccaaaggagtataacttctaacgcgagtacataagtacacacgcgttttatttttattttttactacaagttagcccttgactgcaatctcaccgctGCGCAGAGAAGGTGGTCAAATCTATCTCAAAAGATCATTTTACGTGACGCACTGTTTATCTGCCTCGCAAACAGTCGCTCGTAAATCTAAATGTCACCACGTTTCATCTTAAAAGTGCATTAATATTTTACTCTAGAGGCTATCGCTAGAGATCTAGGTTCCGATTTCataccaaatttaaataaacaaccattgtttatttaaattccaaGTCCTTTATTGTTATGTTGTTTCAGTAGTTGTGGAgcaaatatatatagtaaatatacCATACCACGTCTAGGGCAGGGCGGCTCGAGGCATTCAAAGGCCCTTTTTAGGGCCAGTGGTTGTAATTATTGTTGTGGTTGTTATTGTTGTTCAATTctgatactgtttttttttcattggaataaaatcatttatttacaaaaccaacgaaaaatatatttttctagggaaataattacaaactaaaattaatatttgcaataaatataagccgtctaactgttcacttatgggcatggtacccaaaaaaTTCTGGCGtaattgcccctttgaattgctagacttagccgttaaGCTGAATAATGAAATCTGCCAACGCTtcggtcaccagacgtaaggtaCTGTTTGATTGCTTGTTTTTAAACGGTCAGACATTCAAACGGCTCTGTTCGTTACCGGTGCCGTTATGGGTTCCACCCCTCGGGAAAATCGTTAAAGGACCCTTTTAAGAGCCACTTGCTAATTGTTGTTGCTATTTCTTACCTGTCGTTGTTTCTGCTTTCCTATTGTTACTGTTTTGGCCTTACGCTgttgttgtttaattttaagtatttattaaaagttacgtTGGCGGTCGCTTTGCTTTGCTGTCTCTGATTGTTGGCCCACCTGGCTTTCCAGACGGGTGGCCCATCGGAGATGGCAGATCATTTGGGCTTATCCGGAAGGCATGGCGCCCCTGGTCCTGAGACGCGCCCTCGTCACAGGGTAGTCTCGGTGATGGGAGGAGCTTCTGATCGTACCACTGTTGTGGCAAGATACTCGCGCCGGGAGGACTTGGTTTCGCCAAGCTCACGCAATTCATCGGTGTCACGGGGTTCAACCGCGATTCCTAGGGAGAACTATGGTTTAGGGAGCACGATGGCAAAACTTAGGGCGGCGGAGGAGGACACGATGGAGACCGCCTTGAGTCGGTTTCTCCGGGACTGCGTGGTGGGGCGGGCGGCGCGGTTCTGGACCTAGGGCAGGGGATGGTGAGCGAAGAATCTTGCCGACGGGACCCCACCAAACTCGGCACACAAGAGTCGCGGGCTTGGGCGGGAAGGAGCACGGCATCCATTATTCAGTTGGCTACCAAGTCCAGCCATCTCAAAGGGACATACGTGAAAAGAGGAGTTAGCGGGTTAAAGGAGGAGGCCTCAGAGTTCCAGGGCATAGTGGGAGCCCTAACCACGCGGAACAAGGCCGAAGAAACCCGCCGTCTGCAGGTGGATAACAACTGCCTCCGCTCTGAGCTAGCTCGGAGCTTATCAGGGCGGAGTAGAAGGCGTATCGGCGGGACTTCACCGAAATGAAGACCGCAATGACCGAGAAGGCTTTGAAGATGGAAGCAAAGGGAACTGCGTCAAAGGAAGCGGAAACGGGTACGCCACCTGTTTCGGCCCAACATGCGGTCGTTTTGGAGGAATTAAAAGCCTCCATAGTGGCCGCTGATGGCAGGATGTTGAACGCCCGTTTTGCAGGGATTGAATAGCGTCTCCTGCCTGAGAAGGTCATCCGCCCACCACTGTCCTCAGACAGAAGGGGCCCTGCTCCTTGCCGCTCAGCTGGGACCTCACAGGCAGCTCGGAGCCTTTCAGGTGGGCTCGGAGCAAGACCGGCCTCAGCGTCACCTGGGGCACCCCCGGCGACAGGCGCCAGCCGAGCAGATCCGCAGGAAGGAACCTGGTCGGAGGTGGTGAGCCGAAATAATAGGGCCAAAAAGATCCCACTGGTAATTTCCCGACGGCAACATAGAGGCCCCCTTCGCGACGGCCTCTAAGCCCAAGCCAAAGCCCAATTTGGCTGCGCCCAAGACTGCAGCCGGCGTAATTACCCTGGCTCCGGAGGCGGCCAGTGAAAGCGTGACCTACGCTCTGGTCTAAGAGCAGGCTGAGAGAAGGGTTCCGCATCAACAGGGTTCTCAATCCGCATTCCCGCGCCAATCCTGGCTCCTTGAGGTTGGAACTCAGAAATGGCGCGGGAATGCGGAATCTTTGCTATGCCACTGGGGGCCAGGCTCTTGGAGTTACCCAAAGAGCACACCCAAGACCAGGCCGAGTTACTGGCGCCGCAAAGCAAAAACATGAGTCTGGACGATTCTGACACGGCTGTAAAGGTAGCGGAGGCGGTGGTTCGTGCCTGCATGCCGGGCGTCTGCTGGTGGGCTGCGGAAGTTCAGGCACTGGAGCACCGCCCATTGCGCTGTTTTAGGTGCATGGGCAAGGGAAACACGGCGTCCCATGCCCACCTCCCTCCAAAACCGAGCAAGATGTAATACCGGTGTGGAGAAAACCGACACAGACACATAGGATGCGAGAGGCCCCTGCGCTGCGCCATCTGAGCGGATGCATCTCAGCCATCAGGGCATCGTGGGGGGGAAAAGCTGCCCGGTCCGCCCCTCTCTCCTCTCGAAAGGGGTTTCGGGTTTGTGGTTGCGGGATGGGGACCGTAAACCGTTGTCGGCCTGTATTTTCCCCCAGTAATTGGAGTATTTCCTCGACTCTGTCAGCGAAGCCGTTTGCCGGCACAGCGGAGGGCGTACCCTGGTTCTTGGAGACTTCAGGCAGGGCCATGCTGGTGTGGGCTGAGCACCTAAGGCTCTCCCCACTCAATAGGGGGAACGGTTGCTGAGGTCTGCGACTCCTCAATGCCGAGGGCCCGTGGATGGCACCGCCGTAAACGGGTGTACTGGAGCCCGCAGGGACTCTTCCCGTACTCCCAGGCACACGTCCTCTTAACGATGACCTCCCCGGTACCTAAGGTGGGGCGTGCATCCGCCCCACTGGCCGATAGCGGTTCTGTCCCTCTGGTTATCGAGGAGGAGATGGACGTAGCCTTTGGTCACCTCCGGTCCAAGAAGACGGCACCTGGACCAGACGGTATCCCGGGTCGGGTCTTATACATGACCCGGGAGTTCCTTGAGGCACGACATCGGAAACTGGTCAACCAGTGTCTACTAGCTGGACAGTTCCCCAAGTCTTGGAAGGATGGACTGCTGTGCCTCATCATGCTGGACGCTCCATCGGCGTACCGACCGATAGTCTTGCTCAACGAGATCGGGATTGTCTTTGAGAAGATCCTTACTTACCGGCTCGTTGGGTATCTGGAAACTGTCAGTCCAGGGCACTCGGTGGTGCAGTACGTAGAGTCGTTGAAGGCCCTAACGGATGAggcagttaaataaataaatatactacgacaatacacacatcgccatccagccccaaagtaagcgtaggttgtgttatgggtactgagatagctgatgagaCTCTTTTAGAGGCAGTCCGGTACCATGGAGTTCCTCCATATCTCAGAAGGCTGTTGGAGTCATACCTTCAGGATAGGTGGGTATCTTGAACGGGGTATCATAGGCAACAAGACCGGTGGAAGGTGCTCAACGGGGTCCCGCAGGTGTTGGTTTTTAAGCCAGTATTGTGGAACAACGGCTTCGACTGGCTCCTGCGGGCCCCATGCTGCCTGGGACGAGGATGTTATGCTATGAGGATGACACTCGTGTCAAGGCCCGCGGGAGCACCTTCTCGGAGGCGTCCCGCCTGGCTACGGTTGGCACGTCCCCCGTGGTAAAGAGGATCCAGGCCTTGGGTCTAAGGGTTTCGGTTCCTAAAACTGAGGCCCTCCTTTTCCATGGGCCACGAGAGGTCCACTACGAGGTGCCCACATCACCGTCCAGGGTGTTCAGGTGGAAATAAAGGCCCAGATGAAAGATCTGGGCCTCAACCTTGACGGTTTTTACAAGATTTTAAGTTTGTAAGCTTAGTGTGAGAAAAAACAGTATGAAAGACTTGAATTTTGATTCCAGGCATTAGCTATCGGAGGTCTCAGCGTGATATCGTGCTCTAATGGATTCATGTACGGGCAAGTGGCTGGTGTCATCGATGCTCTGCAGAAGAAAGACGAAGGCATTGACCTCAGCGAGGGACAAATATCATTGATAGGtaccgatgttttttttttattgaattcatttatttgttgttcacaatacatattGTTGATTAGATAGGCATATGAACATGAAACCCGGGCTTTGCAATATggttgaaattattaaaaaatcaaaccaaaaaaagattattaattttttctgttttaacaAGATTGTAAGTTTGGGAACCTTATTTTAGatagacagttttttttttaataatatgaataaacttattatacctatttcatttattatttatttaaactctttatttgtatcacTACACAGttgggaaaataaaggacgaatagagagatacacaaagactggagtagaatacaaaaggcagccttatcgcttagaagcgatctctgccttACCTTACAATTAGGGCAACAAGAGTGAGaacaaatagataaataattttaaatttctacaagtatattataatatagtaattaaATGTCTGCTtgtttatcataaaaatgtCAGAGCGTTACAGTCAAGATTATTGGAGCTATAATTTATAATGGATATTTTGCTAGAATGTCATTTTAGTGTTTAAATTACAAAACGATAGAAGcaaaataacaaaagttttcaaacttttattttagtagTTCCCCAGCTAAGTTTATTGAATAATAAgattaatattgaataaatatatatatatttgataattcaaaaattataacctTGTACGCACTTGTAAGACTACACAGCCTCCCTAGCGGGACACGGTCGCCAAATATATCCACTATACTTGTTTACATTAGGTATTAGTTAAATATGACTTATTTTTGATGGTACAGAAGTCCAGTACAGACTAGTGACCTACTTTTTTTTCGGGTTTTAGGATGACTCGTGAATCCCCTTTTTCCAAAAGCATttctaaagcttttttttaaataatgttaaacaGGAAGTATGTGAAGTGTGCTGTGTGATATAGaaaatagtataattatattttagtatgttttttatctatgtatgatgtttattacttttaaatttaatgtaaaatgtgTGCAAACTACATACATGTCCCTTAGCTGAATATCCGCAAAGTTTTGCCCGTTATCCATCGGCTGGCACATAGCACTCCCCGTCAACTTTTGTAGCAGCTAAAGCCTGACTAGAATTTTATCTTTTCCAGCTTCGTCATTAACCATTACGTGCCTAATAGGCTTCGGTTTAGCTGCTTACGCAACAGATAAAATCGGTAGGCGATGGCCGTTTATAATCTTCTCAACAACAACTGTGCTCAACTGGATCATCCTGTACCACTCATACGAAATGTACCAGTTCATGCTGTCGAGGGTTATCGGGGGCATTTCAGTGGGCGGTTTGGTTAGCTTGACTATATTTGTGCCATCTGAGTATACTCCACCGGTAACCAGagctttttacttaaatatgGTGACAACTGTTGCGCCCGCCATTGGAACTACTCTGGGGCATTCTTTGGGCATTATTTTACATTGGAGAATAGTAGCATTGATCGGTATTATACCAGCCGCGTTGGGAATTATACTTCCTTACTTCTGGGTGGAAAGCCCGCACTGGTTGGCCTCGAAAGGGAGGTTCGACGAATGCGAAACCGCATTTCGACTATTGCACGGCGAGAAGTTAAACTCCGAGAAGGAATTAGGGATGATAATCAAAATGGAGACCAGCAAATTGAAGACAGCAAACGAAACCAACAGTCAAGCAACATTAAAAAGGTTGCTACTGGCGTTCAAGAAGAAATACTTCTGGGGGTTGATATTATTGAGCGTGTTCATACACGCGTATTTCGCTGCCGCTGGAAAATTAATTTTCAGTACATTAGCAACTGTTATATTGAAAGAAATCACTGGTACGTCGGATGTGTTGCTTTACACATTATTAGTTGATGGATTCATTATTATTGGATCGTGTTTGTCTTGTGTATTGATCAGGAAGACTTCTATGAGAGCTTTGCTGTTTTCAACTGGTTTCATTGCAAATGCTATACTGGTTGTTTTCAGCGCTTGCTTTTATTTCCAAAATGGCGAAAGTTACTTTAACTGGATCAACGTGACCTTGCTGGCATTCTATTTTATAACCATTAACGCAGGTCCGTACCCTTTACTGGAGGCTATATTCAGTGAAATGTTTCCATTGgaattaaaagtgtacactTTTACGTTATCCGGTGTCATACTTATCGGATCTTTGACGTTAACTATAGTTTTATTGCCTGTTATGGTTAGTTCTATCGGTTATCACGGATTGTTTTTGTTGAATGCGGGAATAATGTCTGTGAGTCTGGGTTTTATATGGCTGAAGTTGCCGGAAACGAAGGGTAGAACTCTCCAAGAAATTGAGATGTACCTGAAGACCAACAATTTTGATATTGATGAAGTAATCACGAAGGAGCAATCGAAGGCTTTGATTTAGCATATATACTCATAATACTATATAAGatatattaagtaaagtatATTAAGTTTTGAAGTTTAACGTTAAACACACTGACTTGTTTAACATCTCAAGTTTATGACATATATCGTAAataacaaatcaataataaagaaaatgatTGTTAATATTATTGGAATCCgcctgcccagcatggtgattaaataaataaatatactacgacaatcaaTGGAGaacacttcatacaagcacaaaagcactgccacccgaattattttatatataactcgtattggagggaaaTTTTGCATTGAATTTGTCCAtatacctgctttatgcataccctgctcgacaatacacacatcgcaatctagccccaaagtaagcgaagcttgtgttatgggtactaagattaataatgaatatttgtatgaatgtaacataaaaacttataatatacagataaaaacccagacactgaaaaaaacgtgtgtgacgtcacgggacgcctgccAGATGTGAAACAACTAAATGGTTTTCTGTAATTTaatgcagatattgcataatgaaaagattttaacaaatttgttccacaaattaaaaaaaaaatacaactaaatggataaccactccctTTTGTAAGCCGGttaataataactgttttattacaaaattaatattcatttttactattctatcatttattgattttcattttcttttttttttaattctaaacaatgcttataaaaacaaaaaacacaattaaaaatttataagaagaaaaaaaaatcatttttattgttacatacgtaatacaaaaattcaatcggcgttgcgtcgccacggcctgtgtcgccacgccaacaatcaggtttaccctccgcctatagatgtcatacatttatgttcatcacacaaacccacggccatggactcagaaagcagggtcgctgcacactgcgccagtcgggcgTCCACTCCTCCAGTTGGGAGGTGGCTTATTCCAGCGGTggactccctggcgcaacgttatgttatgggtactaaactatttttatgaataatatacataaatacttataatataaagataaacacccagacgctgaaaaacattcatgttcatcacgcaaacattttccagttgtgggaatcgaacccacggccttgggcttagaaagcaggatggctgcccactgcgccagtcggccgtaaaTGTAAGCGTATTTTATCAATGTAAGCTGTAAATATAGTGTGATTATAGTAcccaaagtttatttttatttaccttattatatacatcatcatatcaatccgtttccggcccactacaggccacgggtctcctcccacaatgagaaggggttaaggcgagtccactacgctggcccagttcggattggtggactacacatacctttgagaacgtcaaagtcaaaaatatctttattcaagtaggcccagaggtggcactttgatgcgtacataagaatttcacggtagtgagatgatggcgataaccacattcgttaacttaaaactaaagctacgagggttccaaacgcgtcctggtctaaaaaacccacaacaaacttagccgggttttttttttatgttatcaccatctcacaatgtcatttaaaattattagaagagcaacctggttagatcaataattcacacccaagcttttttatcgattacgtagtcctttatactataataggacttttctataagcgtacgtttaacacaaactttgaactttttaagcgacatctccaagatgtcaataggtagtttattgtagaattgtatgcaatttcctttaaacattGTGTGTACTCTCAGGCATTgtgtactctcaggcatgcaggtttcctcacgatgttttccttctctgTCGAAGCGagtgatgttttttattttattttattttactccttacGTAAATTATGGTCGCCCCCTTACATACTTTACTTCGATATTATAACTTGTGATAGACAGCCTAGCCGCATCAAAAAGGTGCGTTTTACGATATTTTGCTAACGTAGCCCTAAAACCAAATATAAAAAGGTCCGGTaggaagtaaataaaaactctcgctcaattaatttaacatttaattacaataattaaatcaCAGCGAGACTCTTTAAAACACtcattttcaagaaataaaatgtcatttcaATATACACTAAGTACATAatcgatataatattttatttagttcggTATGCTTCgtctaatttaggatgataattttgacagctTGTTAGGGCCGAGGTATTATATAATCGTataaaaactcaataaaatagttaaaaataaaatagtttgttCTATTTGTAATTGCAAATACTTATAACGTttacaaaaaaagaagaatattatGAGATAATTCTATTGGTTGAatgttcgttttattttatttcaaaaccgaTTGccgcacataaaaaaaaaattaaactactgACTGTCGaagttagtagtttttttttatgcgcGGCATTTACAAAGAAGACCCATAAATGAAATACgacattatttgtattatattttaccggAAAAAATTTACGAAACTTTACGGCCCAATTATAttcctaaattagacaaagcatgTGTGTACAGCACTAGCATTTGACAGCCCGCCAAAATCAGAGTTTGACAGATGTTACAATAGGTTTTAGTTAAACCAgtgacataaatatttatttatttattaaattaaacgtcTTGTTTCatctacacttataataaaattataaacaagcaCACAATGTTTCGTCTTCTTCTTTCGAATATCAAATTACTGATGACAGAAAGAGAAAAATCCTAATGAACAACGTTTATTAGAGTTTATGAAACTTTTCGTTTCTTAACCTAGGTAATCGTCTTAACTTAATGACTCCAATGTAACAAATTGTAGCAAGataaattttcctttttttttttttaaatagcacaAACCAGTTGTCATTATTGCTTCGGCAATAAAATAACTGCTGAATTACAAACAAAAACCTCGTTTGTATTCTCTAAGCCTCGTTTGTATTCTCTGAGTAACTGtcaaatgaacaaaaaaaaattgtcaaagaATTATATTGCCAACAGGGCAATAGAATTCCTGTTAACAAGATCATTAGACGTTATTGTTTTGGCAATACAATAAATGCTATAATATTGTTCTTTCGGCCAGACTAACTGGCAAATTACGAAATTACAAACAAATTGACGTTTTTCTTTCAAGAAGGTTGTATTTTAGCTATTACCACcaaatttacaaacaaaaaaaaattacattaacttCGGACATAGAATAACTATTAAGTAATAGATTAACGGCCAAATTACAGAGTGAAAAGTTGACAGCGTTCTTTAAGTCAAACAGTAACGGCCAAATTACATAGTGAAATTTTACAATGTTCTTTAAGTAATACAGTTACTGCCAAATAACAGACTAAAAAGTTGATAGTGTTCTTTTTGTAATAGAGTAACGGTCAAATTACAGACTAAAAAGTTGTCAGTGTTCTTTTTGTAATAGAGTAACGGTCAAATTACAGACTAAAAAGTTGACAGTGTTCTTTTTGTAATAGAGTAACGGCCAAATTACAGACTAAAAAGTTGACAGTGTTCTTTCTAggaatgtttaaataaataccaaataaATGAAGATCAAGGCGAGCAAACGTTGCAAGCCGTATGGCTCGTGTACCTTACTCGCACGAACTTGCTGTTGCTTGCGAAGTAATCTTTTGCCTGTAAGAGAAACATaaaagatataatttaaaattagaacaaAGTAAGAATTTATTCTTTTTACTCTGGACCTTAAAGTGACGTCATATTCGTCATTATCAACTTATAtgggtccactacagggcacgggtcttctcccagaaCGAGGACGGTTTAGGTTGTTAACTTGATATATGATATAGACTTAAACGGACTGAGAGTAACACAGGCTACAAAGAATGAAGATctcacagaaaccgtgtacataaCTAACATTGAAGCATCAATAACCACTCCATTTAAGTAATGTTGTtgacatcttaatatatataaatctcctgtcacgatgtttgtccgcgatggactcttaaactacttaaccgcttttaaattaaaatggcactccgtgagcagtctggtccgacttaagagataggatagcttagatctttaattatagtcgcaattttattttattgcaaattttttgtctataattaattgacagtcacatgttatatatatatactactatactcatttaaggcttagcgatactgaatactttaaaaacaaaatcaaacgcagacgaagtcgcgggcaacagctagtatattatgaaaattaagcttaatttgctatactcggcgAAAAGCAAGAGTCAATCTgtttgttgtaatttataatttcttcaatctttacactccacaccaaacaggtctTCGGCAAAGTTTTCACTTAAGTAGAACTAGGCAATGCTTTAAAAAGTACCTAACGTCTAATCGGAGAAGATTCCTATGCATATTAAAAGCGTTCACTAATAAAACCAGTCCCACCCACCCCCCACCAACTGGTGGGGCTGCTTTTTTGTCTTGATTATTGACTGCAGAGTTTCCGGGTTCAATCTCAGGGTCGGGTCAACGTATTAGGGTCTTCTATCAAATATTCTTCATATGATTCagccccgtgcctcggagagcacgttaccCCCGTCGAACAATGAGGGTGAGACAATTGAGAGTGCGCCTGGGTTTACGCTCACACTTGAATGAGTGATAGAATGAAtgtaagaatgaatgaatgaacaaatTATTGAAAGAATGGATAAATGAAAATCGGAGTGTGTGATTGACTGAATGAATAAGtacacttttactgtacaccaaagaaaaaaagtaattaaatagatataatatagatagaaatagagcaagagagtacaaatTGCATCACACTTGTGCATCAGAATCTCCCCGCgcagttggaaaatctctctggaccGTTGCAGAAGCCGGCTGTGTAAACTATGTGTGTCTAGATTGACAGCACAGACGATGTtcttggataaaaaaaaacactttgcaAAGCAAGTATtcgtaagacaacatattagtctttataaacaaaaagtggatataaacagtcgacttacaagaaatggtcataaattagtgacatctgcatatcgtctgcgaaaggtgcagaagtcatttgtgggattgagtatacgcttttataatatgattcctaaggtaattttggacctaccaatgcataagtttaacgaatgtgttaaaacacattaattacagcgaggttattataaaattgatgagtttcttaatgacaaggttgcttgcaagcatccggctccgctttcatctctcacaagatagaaaaacgaatgttaaaatgtaaaatgtaaatttttgatgttggaaaagagcaactgctgagtttcttgccggcttcttctcggtataatctgccttccgaaccggtggtagagtcactacacacagacagacttggcgtttcaaaagtgtgtattaggcctacttgaaataaatgaattttgaattttgaattttgaaaagatttttgcaTTAACTTGCTATGAGAGCTAATTTAGATTTTTGGttaggtactttaggtacctacagttAAGAATATCTGCCATAGTAAGTGTAActtgtatatacaacgtgtaacagaattacgaaataatattgaatgatgcatt
This region includes:
- the LOC120635549 gene encoding probable metabolite transport protein CsbC produces the protein MLCYEDDTRVKARGSTFSEASRLATVGTSPVVKRIQALGLRVSVPKTEALLFHGPREVHYEALAIGGLSVISCSNGFMYGQVAGVIDALQKKDEGIDLSEGQISLIASSLTITCLIGFGLAAYATDKIGRRWPFIIFSTTTVLNWIILYHSYEMYQFMLSRVIGGISVGGLVSLTIFVPSEYTPPVTRAFYLNMVTTVAPAIGTTLGHSLGIILHWRIVALIGIIPAALGIILPYFWVESPHWLASKGRFDECETAFRLLHGEKLNSEKELGMIIKMETSKLKTANETNSQATLKRLLLAFKKKYFWGLILLSVFIHAYFAAAGKLIFSTLATVILKEITGTSDVLLYTLLVDGFIIIGSCLSCVLIRKTSMRALLFSTGFIANAILVVFSACFYFQNGESYFNWINVTLLAFYFITINAGPYPLLEAIFSEMFPLELKVYTFTLSGVILIGSLTLTIVLLPVMVSSIGYHGLFLLNAGIMSVSLGFIWLKLPETKGRTLQEIEMYLKTNNFDIDEVITKEQSKALI